A part of Candidatus Binatia bacterium genomic DNA contains:
- a CDS encoding acetyl-CoA hydrolase/transferase C-terminal domain-containing protein, with amino-acid sequence MAAPSAAEWRSRASSAEDVVRLVRSGTNVFVHGACATPTPLLAALAERSDLEDVRLYHLHTAGDAPFARPEVAGRLRSVSLFTGPALRQPIAEGRADFVPIFLSDIPWLFTSGRIPLDAALVQLSPPDAHGMCSLGTSVDTAKAAVDAARVVLAEINEQMPRTLGSGVVPFSRVTAFVHTNRPLLEHVPEPEGPVEARIGEVVAALIEDGSTLQMGIGTIPDAVLTRLHDKHDLGVHTEMFSDRLIDLIEGGVVTNRLKKVFPQRTVTSFVSGTKRLFDFVDDNPQIEFLTCDLTNDTALIRKNDRVVAINSALQVDLTGQVCADSIGHRIYSGIGGQMDFMRGAALSRGGKPILAFPSTAAGGKVSRIVAALEPGAGVVTTRGHVHWVATEYGAVNLHGMTLRERGEALIAIAHPDFRAELARELAAIRYFEVRLPA; translated from the coding sequence ATGGCAGCCCCATCGGCAGCAGAATGGCGGAGCCGTGCGTCGTCCGCGGAGGACGTCGTGCGGCTCGTGCGCAGCGGCACCAACGTCTTCGTGCACGGCGCCTGCGCGACGCCGACGCCGCTGCTCGCCGCGCTCGCCGAGCGCAGCGACCTCGAAGACGTCCGCCTCTACCACCTCCACACGGCGGGCGACGCGCCGTTCGCGCGGCCCGAGGTCGCGGGACGGCTGCGCTCGGTGTCGCTCTTCACCGGCCCCGCGCTGCGTCAGCCGATCGCCGAGGGACGCGCGGACTTCGTGCCGATATTCCTCTCCGACATCCCGTGGCTCTTCACGTCCGGGCGGATCCCGCTCGACGCGGCGCTCGTGCAGCTCTCGCCGCCCGACGCGCACGGCATGTGCTCGCTCGGCACCTCGGTCGACACCGCCAAGGCCGCGGTCGATGCGGCGCGCGTCGTCCTCGCCGAGATCAACGAGCAGATGCCGCGCACGCTCGGCAGCGGCGTCGTACCCTTCTCGCGGGTCACGGCCTTCGTGCACACCAACCGTCCGCTGCTCGAGCACGTGCCGGAGCCCGAGGGTCCGGTCGAGGCGCGCATCGGCGAGGTGGTCGCGGCGCTGATCGAGGACGGCTCGACGCTGCAGATGGGCATCGGGACGATCCCCGACGCGGTCCTCACCCGGCTGCACGACAAGCACGACCTCGGCGTCCACACCGAGATGTTCTCCGACCGCCTGATCGACCTCATCGAGGGCGGCGTGGTCACGAATCGCCTGAAGAAGGTCTTCCCGCAGCGCACGGTGACGAGCTTCGTCTCGGGAACGAAGCGTCTCTTCGACTTCGTCGACGACAACCCGCAGATCGAGTTCCTCACCTGCGATCTCACCAACGACACCGCGCTGATCCGCAAGAACGACCGCGTGGTGGCGATCAACTCGGCGCTGCAGGTCGACCTCACGGGGCAGGTCTGCGCCGACTCGATCGGGCACCGGATCTACTCCGGCATCGGCGGTCAGATGGACTTCATGCGTGGTGCTGCGCTGTCGCGCGGCGGCAAGCCGATCCTCGCCTTCCCGTCGACGGCGGCGGGCGGCAAGGTGTCGCGCATCGTCGCGGCGCTCGAGCCCGGCGCCGGCGTGGTGACGACGCGCGGCCACGTCCACTGGGTCGCGACCGAGTACGGCGCCGTGAACCTGCACGGCATGACGCTGCGCGAGCGCGGCGAGGCGCTGATCGCGATCGCGCACCCCGACTTCCGCGCCGAGCTGGCGCGCGAGCTCGCGGCGATCCGCTACTTCGAGGTGCGGCTGCCGGCGTGA